Proteins from one Nitrobacteraceae bacterium AZCC 2146 genomic window:
- a CDS encoding alanine-glyoxylate transaminase/serine-glyoxylate transaminase/serine-pyruvate transaminase (product_source=KO:K00830; cath_funfam=3.40.640.10,3.90.1150.10; cog=COG0075; ko=KO:K00830; pfam=PF00266; superfamily=53383), with amino-acid sequence MVVRAGREFLAIPGPSTMPDEVLRAMHRPALDIYSDTMVQMTGSLLRDLGTLFATKGQTYIYIANGHGAWEATLSNVLSRSDKILVLESGRFAVGWGNAARAMGVDVEGLKGDWRRAIRPAEVEARLRADTRHEIKAILAVQVDTASGAINDIEAIGKAIKAAGHPALFMVDAVASLGCMPFEMDGWGIDVAMSGSQKGLMAPPGLGFVAANDRAREVHKTADLRTPYWDWTEREGTEHYHKYSGTAPVHLLFAQRQAIDMLFDEKLENVFRRHRLLAEAVRRAVTVWSEGQVLGFNIAEPNERSNTVTTVAMKDPAALLAYCKNMCGVILGVGIGDLQGKAFRIAHMGHVNAPMILGTLGVIEMGLQALGIPHGKGGTEAAINFLGETVAA; translated from the coding sequence ATGGTCGTTCGCGCAGGGCGTGAGTTTCTCGCCATCCCCGGCCCCAGTACGATGCCCGACGAAGTACTGCGAGCGATGCATCGCCCGGCGCTGGACATCTATTCCGACACCATGGTGCAGATGACCGGCAGCCTGCTGCGCGATCTCGGCACGCTGTTCGCGACCAAGGGGCAAACCTACATCTACATCGCAAACGGCCATGGTGCGTGGGAAGCGACGCTCAGCAACGTGCTGTCGCGTAGCGACAAGATCCTGGTGCTGGAAAGCGGCCGCTTCGCCGTCGGCTGGGGCAACGCCGCCCGCGCCATGGGCGTCGATGTCGAGGGCCTGAAAGGCGACTGGCGCCGCGCGATCCGCCCGGCGGAAGTCGAGGCGCGGCTGCGCGCCGACACCAGGCACGAGATCAAGGCGATCCTCGCCGTGCAGGTCGATACCGCATCCGGCGCGATCAACGACATCGAGGCGATCGGCAAGGCGATCAAGGCCGCAGGTCATCCGGCACTGTTCATGGTCGATGCGGTAGCGTCGCTCGGCTGCATGCCGTTCGAGATGGATGGTTGGGGCATCGACGTCGCGATGTCCGGCTCGCAGAAAGGCCTGATGGCGCCTCCCGGCCTCGGCTTCGTCGCTGCCAACGATCGCGCGCGCGAAGTGCACAAGACCGCGGATCTGCGCACGCCATATTGGGACTGGACCGAACGCGAGGGCACCGAGCACTATCACAAATATTCCGGCACCGCGCCGGTGCATCTCTTGTTCGCGCAGCGCCAGGCCATCGACATGCTGTTCGACGAGAAACTCGAAAACGTGTTTCGACGTCACCGCCTGCTCGCCGAGGCGGTGCGCCGTGCCGTCACGGTGTGGTCGGAAGGACAGGTGCTGGGTTTCAACATCGCCGAACCGAATGAGCGCTCCAACACGGTCACGACGGTGGCGATGAAAGACCCCGCCGCGTTGCTCGCCTACTGCAAGAACATGTGCGGCGTGATCCTCGGCGTCGGCATCGGCGACCTGCAGGGCAAGGCGTTCCGCATCGCCCATATGGGCCATGTCAACGCGCCGATGATTTTGGGCACGCTGGGTGTGATCGAGATGGGCCTGCAGGCGCTCGGCATTCCGCATGGCAAGGGCGGCACCGAAGCGGCGATCAATTTTCTCGGCGAGACCGTCGCGGCCTGA
- a CDS encoding hypothetical protein (product_source=Hypo-rule applied; cleavage_site_network=SignalP-noTM; pfam=PF12071) produces MRNVMLALLAVGTMSAVASGPVAAAPVYPYCIQSQQFGTDCSYPTYNACLATASGRGVQCIVNPRLAFDPQPYAEPRRQSRRSYY; encoded by the coding sequence ATGCGCAATGTGATGCTGGCCCTGCTGGCTGTTGGAACGATGTCTGCCGTGGCCTCCGGTCCGGTCGCGGCCGCTCCGGTCTATCCCTATTGCATTCAGTCCCAGCAGTTCGGCACCGACTGTTCGTATCCGACCTACAATGCCTGCCTGGCGACCGCTTCCGGCCGCGGCGTCCAATGCATCGTCAATCCGCGCCTCGCCTTCGATCCGCAGCCTTACGCCGAGCCGCGCCGCCAGAGCCGCCGCAGCTATTACTGA
- a CDS encoding endonuclease YncB(thermonuclease family) (product_source=COG1525; cath_funfam=2.40.50.90; cleavage_site_network=SignalP-noTM; cog=COG1525; pfam=PF00565; smart=SM00318; superfamily=50199) produces the protein MFKKLFLAILILAPALAHAADVTGVPKIRDGDQAIFGNTRIRLAGIDAPSRDQLCLNATGERWTCGVAAHDALVSHVGDKSWTCHVLRTDRFGRSVAKCEVDGEDIQQWLVKSGWALSYVRFSHAYDADEKAAREAKAGLWEGAFIAPWDWRVRNKKTTILGSVKPPESAIAILLASASGPVAPSPTCTIKGNVNRAGECIYHTPSSRWYAKISMHISKGTRWFCSVDEAEAAGCRETRR, from the coding sequence ATGTTCAAAAAATTATTTCTTGCCATTCTGATTCTCGCGCCAGCGCTGGCGCATGCCGCCGATGTCACCGGCGTGCCAAAGATCCGCGATGGCGACCAGGCCATCTTCGGCAACACGCGGATTCGCCTCGCGGGGATCGACGCGCCCTCCCGCGACCAACTCTGCCTCAATGCCACCGGCGAGCGCTGGACCTGCGGCGTCGCCGCCCATGACGCGCTGGTGAGCCATGTCGGCGACAAGAGCTGGACCTGCCACGTGCTGCGCACCGACCGTTTTGGCCGTTCGGTGGCGAAGTGCGAGGTCGATGGCGAGGACATCCAGCAATGGCTGGTGAAGAGCGGCTGGGCCTTGTCCTATGTGCGCTTCTCGCATGCCTATGACGCCGACGAGAAAGCCGCACGTGAGGCCAAGGCCGGCCTCTGGGAAGGCGCCTTCATCGCGCCCTGGGACTGGCGCGTCCGCAACAAGAAGACGACGATCCTGGGTTCGGTCAAGCCGCCGGAAAGCGCCATCGCGATCCTGCTGGCCTCGGCATCCGGCCCGGTCGCGCCATCGCCCACCTGCACCATTAAGGGCAACGTCAATCGCGCCGGCGAGTGCATCTATCACACGCCGAGCAGCCGATGGTACGCCAAGATCAGCATGCACATCAGCAAAGGTACCCGCTGGTTCTGCTCGGTGGACGAAGCCGAAGCCGCCGGCTGTCGCGAGACCAGGCGGTAG
- a CDS encoding spermidine synthase (product_source=COG0421; cog=COG0421; pfam=PF01564; superfamily=53335), with the protein MIPWKLIDTVDVPGGGVQLRLMQRGTEFAIKLGQNELMSSRLFGSEEALATLACFRIKALAAPRLLIGGLGMGFTLRAALKVLGPQAKITVVELVPAIIAWARGPMAELSGDSLTDPRVEIREADVVQAIAAGRGSYDAILLDVDNGPEGLTRKSNDALYDLKGLQAAYAALSPGGVLAVWSSGPNDKFTARLGKVGFAAEEIKIRATGTRGGARHVIWIATRPMK; encoded by the coding sequence GTGATTCCCTGGAAGCTGATCGATACCGTAGACGTGCCTGGCGGCGGAGTTCAGCTCCGCCTGATGCAGCGTGGCACCGAATTCGCGATAAAACTCGGCCAGAACGAGCTGATGAGCAGCCGGCTGTTCGGCTCCGAAGAGGCGCTGGCGACGCTGGCCTGCTTCCGCATCAAGGCGCTCGCCGCGCCACGGCTGCTGATCGGCGGCCTCGGCATGGGATTCACGCTGCGCGCCGCGTTGAAGGTGCTGGGCCCGCAGGCGAAGATCACCGTGGTCGAGCTGGTGCCGGCGATCATCGCCTGGGCTCGCGGGCCGATGGCGGAACTATCCGGCGACAGCCTGACCGATCCGCGCGTCGAGATTCGCGAAGCCGATGTGGTGCAGGCGATCGCGGCGGGGCGCGGCAGCTACGACGCGATCCTGCTCGACGTCGACAACGGCCCGGAAGGGCTGACGCGAAAGTCCAACGACGCGTTGTATGATCTCAAGGGCCTGCAGGCGGCCTACGCGGCGCTGAGCCCCGGCGGCGTGCTGGCGGTGTGGTCATCGGGGCCGAACGACAAGTTCACCGCACGTCTCGGCAAGGTCGGCTTTGCCGCCGAGGAAATCAAGATTCGCGCCACCGGCACCCGTGGCGGCGCGCGTCACGTGATCTGGATCGCGACGCGGCCGATGAAATAG
- a CDS encoding crotonobetaine/carnitine-CoA ligase (product_source=KO:K02182; cath_funfam=2.30.38.10,3.30.300.30,3.40.50.980; cog=COG0365; ko=KO:K02182; pfam=PF00501,PF13193; superfamily=56801), which yields MPNSAMTPGVVGPFAGMDVPWLVRMHAETRRDHPFLIWAPFDAPARPWTYGEFHDRVGALAAGLVKRGIKPGDYVLIHLDNCIEAMLTWFACAELGAIAVTTNTRSAAAELEYFAEHCGAVAAITQPAYAELVSSNCRKLRWIAVISHDAGVAPAAGHVVPQADRFESLFADSADRPRRATDPWASCSVQYTSGTTSRPKAVLWTHANALWGAKVNAAHQDLHAADVHMAYLPLFHTNALAYSMLSTLWVGGSCVIQPRFSARRFWNVAAEHRCTWNSTIGFCMKALLEHKIPKQHTFRLWGTAFCEPPAFSAFGVKIIGWWGMTETITHGLIGEVDQPNTPMAIGRAATEYSLRVTHDDGTPTATGETGNLSIKGVPGLSLFKEYLHNEKATRESFDEHGYFITGDRVTLLDNGFIRFGDRTKDMLKVGGENVAASEIEQVVIAVPGVREAAVVGMKHPMLDEVPVVFIIPHGGAAKAPPALHDHVMTACRNALADFKVPREIRFVDEMPRSTLEKVAKAELRKLLA from the coding sequence ATGCCGAATTCAGCAATGACGCCCGGCGTGGTCGGGCCCTTCGCCGGCATGGATGTGCCGTGGCTGGTGCGGATGCACGCCGAGACCCGGCGCGACCATCCGTTCCTGATCTGGGCGCCATTCGATGCGCCGGCGCGGCCCTGGACCTACGGCGAATTTCACGACCGCGTCGGCGCGCTGGCTGCGGGCCTCGTCAAGCGCGGCATCAAGCCCGGCGACTACGTGCTGATCCATCTCGATAACTGCATCGAGGCGATGCTGACCTGGTTCGCCTGCGCCGAACTCGGCGCCATCGCCGTGACCACCAACACCCGTTCTGCCGCCGCCGAACTCGAATATTTCGCCGAGCATTGCGGCGCGGTCGCTGCGATCACCCAGCCGGCCTATGCGGAGCTCGTTTCCAGCAATTGCCGCAAGCTGCGCTGGATCGCGGTGATCTCGCACGACGCCGGCGTCGCGCCCGCCGCTGGCCACGTGGTGCCGCAAGCCGATCGCTTCGAATCCCTGTTCGCCGACAGCGCCGACCGGCCGCGCCGCGCCACCGATCCATGGGCCTCATGCAGCGTGCAGTACACGTCGGGCACCACGTCGCGGCCGAAGGCGGTGCTGTGGACTCACGCCAATGCGCTGTGGGGCGCCAAGGTCAATGCGGCGCATCAGGACCTGCACGCCGCCGACGTCCACATGGCCTATCTGCCGCTGTTTCATACCAATGCGCTGGCCTATTCGATGCTCTCGACGCTGTGGGTCGGCGGCAGCTGCGTGATTCAGCCGCGGTTTTCCGCGCGGCGATTCTGGAATGTCGCGGCCGAGCACCGCTGCACCTGGAATTCCACTATCGGTTTCTGCATGAAGGCGCTGCTCGAGCACAAGATTCCGAAGCAGCACACATTTCGGCTTTGGGGCACCGCGTTCTGCGAGCCGCCGGCGTTCAGCGCCTTCGGCGTCAAGATCATCGGCTGGTGGGGCATGACCGAGACCATCACCCACGGCCTCATCGGCGAGGTCGATCAGCCCAACACGCCGATGGCGATCGGTCGCGCCGCCACCGAATACAGCCTGCGCGTCACCCACGATGACGGCACGCCGACGGCCACGGGCGAAACCGGCAATCTCTCGATCAAGGGCGTGCCCGGCCTGTCGCTGTTCAAGGAGTACCTGCACAACGAAAAGGCAACGCGCGAGAGTTTTGACGAGCACGGCTATTTCATCACTGGCGATCGCGTCACGCTGCTCGACAACGGCTTCATCAGGTTCGGCGACCGTACCAAGGACATGCTGAAGGTCGGCGGCGAGAATGTCGCGGCGTCCGAGATCGAGCAGGTCGTCATCGCCGTGCCCGGCGTGCGCGAGGCCGCGGTGGTCGGCATGAAGCATCCGATGCTCGACGAGGTGCCGGTGGTGTTCATCATCCCGCATGGCGGTGCCGCGAAGGCACCGCCGGCGCTGCACGACCACGTCATGACCGCCTGCCGCAACGCGCTGGCCGATTTCAAGGTGCCGCGCGAAATCCGCTTCGTCGACGAGATGCCGCGTTCGACGCTGGAGAAGGTGGCCAAAGCAGAACTGCGCAAGCTGCTGGCGTGA
- a CDS encoding tripartite-type tricarboxylate transporter receptor subunit TctC (product_source=COG3181; cath_funfam=3.40.190.10; cog=COG3181; pfam=PF03401; superfamily=53850) → MAARPRWTIPPGRCASSSGYPAGGATDILARVIGQRLSERLGQQFVVENKPGAGNNIGTEAVVNAEPDGYTILLVNPANYINATLYTKLNFNFLRDIAPVAAFNRTANVMTVSQNVPVKTVAEFIAYVNANPGKVNMASSGNGTSVHLSGEMFMMMSGVKMQHIPYRGAAPAITDMLGGQVQLIFDNMPSIIQHIRAGSLRALAVTTTTRSQLLPDVPTVADTVPGYEASALFGMGAPKKTPPEIIAKLNSEVNAVLAEPAIKAKLAELGGDPLIGTPEAFGKMIAAETEKWEKVVKSAGLKVE, encoded by the coding sequence TTGGCAGCGCGGCCGCGCTGGACTATCCCACCCGGCCGGTGCGCTTCGTCGTCGGGCTATCCCGCCGGTGGCGCCACCGACATTCTGGCCCGCGTGATCGGCCAGCGGCTGTCCGAACGGCTCGGCCAGCAATTCGTGGTCGAGAACAAGCCGGGCGCCGGCAACAACATCGGCACCGAGGCGGTGGTGAATGCGGAGCCGGACGGCTACACGATCCTGCTCGTCAATCCGGCCAACTACATCAACGCCACGCTCTACACGAAGCTGAATTTCAACTTCCTGCGCGACATCGCGCCGGTGGCTGCCTTCAATCGGACAGCCAATGTGATGACCGTCAGCCAGAACGTGCCGGTGAAAACCGTGGCCGAATTCATCGCCTATGTGAACGCCAATCCCGGCAAGGTGAACATGGCGTCGTCCGGCAACGGCACCTCGGTGCATCTGTCCGGCGAGATGTTCATGATGATGTCGGGCGTGAAGATGCAGCACATCCCCTATCGCGGCGCCGCGCCGGCGATCACCGACATGCTCGGCGGCCAGGTGCAGCTGATCTTCGACAACATGCCGTCGATCATCCAGCATATCCGCGCCGGCAGCCTGCGCGCGCTCGCGGTGACGACAACGACGCGGTCGCAGCTGTTGCCGGACGTTCCGACGGTGGCCGATACGGTCCCCGGCTACGAAGCCAGCGCCTTGTTCGGCATGGGCGCGCCGAAGAAGACGCCGCCGGAGATCATCGCCAAGCTCAACAGCGAGGTCAACGCTGTGCTGGCGGAGCCGGCCATCAAGGCCAAGCTGGCCGAACTGGGCGGCGATCCCCTGATCGGAACGCCGGAGGCCTTCGGCAAGATGATCGCCGCCGAAACAGAAAAGTGGGAGAAGGTGGTCAAATCCGCCGGTCTCAAGGTCGAGTGA
- a CDS encoding catechol 2,3-dioxygenase-like lactoylglutathione lyase family enzyme (product_source=COG0346; cath_funfam=3.10.180.10; cog=COG0346; pfam=PF00903; superfamily=54593), with product MSVTVTALDHLVLNVADVQRSAAWFQKVLGMEIKVFDPGHGKTPRTSVSFGAQKINLRPVSADKIEWFTADHEMAGSDDLCFLTAASPAEVVVHLDACNVAIEEGPVAKQGARGVLQSVYCRDPDGSLIEISSYEIG from the coding sequence ATGTCCGTCACGGTCACCGCGCTCGACCATCTCGTTCTCAACGTCGCCGACGTGCAGCGATCTGCTGCCTGGTTTCAAAAAGTGCTGGGCATGGAGATCAAGGTGTTCGATCCCGGCCATGGCAAGACGCCGCGGACCTCGGTGAGCTTTGGCGCCCAGAAGATCAATTTGCGGCCCGTGAGCGCCGACAAGATCGAATGGTTCACCGCCGACCACGAGATGGCCGGCAGCGACGACCTGTGTTTTCTCACCGCGGCGTCGCCGGCCGAAGTGGTCGTGCATCTCGATGCCTGCAATGTCGCCATCGAGGAAGGCCCGGTTGCGAAGCAGGGCGCGCGCGGCGTTTTGCAATCGGTCTATTGCAGGGATCCCGATGGCAGCCTGATTGAAATTTCGTCCTACGAAATAGGCTGA
- a CDS encoding hypothetical protein (product_source=Hypo-rule applied; pfam=PF14067; transmembrane_helix_parts=Inside_1_23,TMhelix_24_46,Outside_47_278), translating to MADTESVPLPPKPRRGRIHRSLRVTVYVLIGYGLVAYFLLPTFWTHYEHQKRLAGLPMTTMTAQGIPGDPINVGLIGDNKDVLCAMHEAGWYPADPVTLRSSIEIVGSVLLDRPYKDAPVSPLYYLGRREDLAFEKPVGSSADHRHHVRFWKVLDKGEENRPVWLGDATFDRSVGISNYTGAITHHIAPDIDAERTVLSGDLEAAGMVEAKYQVTGIGPTVAGRNGGGDLYYTDGEVWIMRLVEGCQKRTGPAITIPSPAATEIKDQIFGAIAGALGK from the coding sequence TTGGCTGACACCGAATCTGTTCCGCTTCCACCGAAGCCGCGGCGCGGGCGAATCCATCGCTCGCTGCGGGTGACGGTTTATGTGCTGATCGGCTACGGCCTTGTCGCCTATTTCCTGCTGCCGACGTTCTGGACCCATTACGAGCACCAGAAGCGCCTTGCCGGGCTGCCGATGACCACCATGACAGCGCAGGGCATTCCCGGCGATCCCATCAATGTCGGGCTGATCGGCGACAACAAGGACGTACTGTGTGCGATGCATGAAGCCGGCTGGTATCCCGCCGATCCCGTGACCTTGCGCTCGTCGATCGAGATCGTCGGCAGCGTGCTGCTCGACCGTCCCTACAAGGATGCGCCGGTGAGTCCGCTGTATTATCTCGGGCGCCGCGAGGATCTCGCTTTCGAGAAGCCGGTCGGCAGCAGCGCCGACCATCGCCATCACGTGCGATTCTGGAAGGTACTGGACAAGGGCGAGGAGAACCGCCCGGTCTGGCTCGGCGACGCCACCTTCGATCGCAGCGTCGGCATCAGCAACTACACCGGCGCGATCACCCATCACATCGCCCCCGATATCGACGCCGAGCGCACTGTGCTGTCTGGCGACCTCGAAGCCGCCGGCATGGTGGAGGCGAAATATCAAGTCACCGGCATCGGCCCGACGGTGGCCGGGCGCAATGGCGGCGGCGATCTGTATTACACCGATGGCGAGGTCTGGATCATGAGGCTGGTGGAAGGCTGCCAGAAACGCACCGGCCCGGCGATCACGATCCCGAGTCCGGCGGCGACCGAGATCAAGGACCAGATTTTTGGCGCGATCGCCGGCGCGCTTGGAAAATGA
- a CDS encoding hypothetical protein (product_source=Hypo-rule applied; superfamily=48239) has product MSVTYFAGATYRALTARKDGPSLYDLCDPVFLKHTGGDAHIVKFYKTALGNPALRPLLCRAGLPELRDEGSFKALQQALIRARDDDAPDWAAIGRPVADLLDTIKLQHPTPKPTAAPVYAPALHEIDDVIRSCGAHLLRSFGSNGFIPTYAAFNLIGDPDMHGREFLMALSGLNSRGYKNSTLLFNLARIFIARSPAGQLINPSWKGIAEPLWAPIQIRHRSAYYDAFFTEALLNFLETGLASSDQVSSSQHAIDAMMDFCLTTSREEVPSQDGSTISVITALAPLPHPHFSRFFAQIKQDLGFGIYVPDCDTTACVFSAATQAGSTDPILDQPLLDFYAGYQVGDGANEPLVTVPLNDTIDYDGGVVTWIDNLAGERPFGNDLDPTLNLDILEVSFRNCARWKVIETPKRLATVQGIIGFQRRLVVSGAFTDPKSHIYYLPELYCAYFGRCYAAFRALPEAAQQAIDPNGAFAFIRLQVLAYVQEELIAAEMNVFDAALALIALGHLGAEVTSFTPALHCIVSARGEGGRKGPFKAYEWNKMKTPTRILVGGPEVTSAFVLMGLALARRAMLQARA; this is encoded by the coding sequence ATGAGTGTGACGTATTTCGCCGGCGCCACTTACCGTGCGCTGACCGCCCGCAAGGACGGCCCGTCGCTGTATGACCTCTGCGATCCCGTCTTCCTGAAGCATACCGGTGGCGACGCCCATATCGTCAAATTCTACAAGACGGCACTCGGAAATCCGGCGCTGCGGCCATTGCTGTGTCGCGCCGGCCTGCCGGAATTGCGCGACGAGGGCAGCTTCAAGGCGCTTCAACAGGCACTGATCCGCGCCCGCGACGACGACGCACCGGACTGGGCGGCGATCGGTCGGCCAGTGGCCGACTTGCTCGACACCATCAAGCTGCAGCACCCCACGCCGAAGCCGACAGCAGCGCCCGTCTACGCGCCGGCACTCCACGAGATCGACGACGTGATCCGGAGCTGTGGCGCGCATCTGCTGCGCTCGTTCGGCAGCAACGGGTTCATCCCGACCTATGCCGCGTTCAATCTGATCGGCGATCCCGACATGCACGGCCGCGAATTCCTGATGGCGCTGAGCGGCCTGAATTCGCGCGGCTACAAGAACTCGACGCTGCTGTTCAACCTGGCGCGGATCTTCATCGCCCGCTCGCCCGCGGGACAGTTGATCAACCCTTCCTGGAAGGGGATCGCCGAGCCCTTGTGGGCGCCGATCCAGATCCGGCACCGCTCGGCCTATTACGACGCGTTCTTCACGGAAGCCCTGCTGAACTTCCTTGAGACCGGCCTGGCCTCCTCCGATCAGGTCTCATCGTCGCAGCACGCCATCGATGCCATGATGGATTTTTGCCTGACCACCAGCCGGGAGGAGGTGCCGTCCCAAGACGGCAGTACCATCAGCGTCATTACCGCGCTGGCGCCGCTGCCGCATCCGCACTTCAGTCGGTTCTTCGCGCAAATCAAGCAGGACCTCGGCTTCGGTATCTATGTGCCGGATTGCGACACCACCGCCTGCGTGTTCTCCGCTGCGACCCAGGCCGGCTCCACCGATCCGATCCTCGATCAGCCCCTGCTCGACTTCTATGCCGGCTATCAGGTGGGCGACGGCGCCAACGAGCCTCTGGTTACCGTGCCCCTCAACGACACCATCGATTACGACGGCGGCGTCGTCACCTGGATCGACAACCTCGCCGGCGAGCGGCCGTTCGGCAACGACCTCGATCCCACCCTCAACCTCGACATCCTCGAAGTCAGCTTTCGCAACTGCGCGCGCTGGAAAGTGATCGAAACGCCGAAGCGGCTGGCGACCGTGCAGGGGATCATCGGTTTCCAGCGCCGTCTCGTCGTGTCAGGCGCCTTTACCGATCCGAAGTCGCATATCTATTATTTGCCGGAATTGTATTGCGCCTATTTCGGCCGCTGCTACGCCGCGTTCCGCGCGTTGCCGGAGGCGGCGCAGCAGGCGATCGATCCCAATGGCGCCTTCGCCTTTATCCGGCTGCAGGTACTGGCCTATGTACAGGAAGAACTGATCGCGGCCGAGATGAACGTGTTCGACGCAGCTCTGGCGCTGATCGCGCTCGGCCACCTCGGCGCCGAGGTGACAAGTTTCACTCCGGCGCTGCATTGCATCGTCAGCGCGCGCGGCGAAGGCGGCCGCAAGGGGCCGTTCAAGGCCTATGAATGGAACAAGATGAAGACGCCGACGCGGATTCTGGTCGGAGGCCCCGAGGTGACATCGGCCTTCGTGCTGATGGGACTGGCGCTGGCGCGGCGGGCGATGCTGCAGGCGCGCGCGTAG
- a CDS encoding putative caspase-like protein (product_source=COG4249; cath_funfam=3.40.50.1460; cleavage_site_network=SignalP-TM; cog=COG4249; pfam=PF00656; superfamily=52129; transmembrane_helix_parts=Inside_1_11,TMhelix_12_34,Outside_35_290), producing MNVRQFRVSRRSITIAAAFVGLVSLVLGAHAALNKRLPDAAAAATAVQNDAGIKTARIALVIGNGHYPDANAPLTQPINDARALTSALRRDGFDVDVVEDATRDDMARAVERLKAKIKPDSVVMLYFGGFGVQVGRQSYMIPVDAAIWKEHDIRRDGISVEAVLDAMKDRGAHTKLVVIDASRRNPYERRFRGYSRGLAPIDVPDNALILSSATPGKVADDANGQNSLLVTELLKNLNAKPAGAEAVFSNTRVAVTRASDGEQVPAVSSSLVEEVPFGTGVASAVDKAGS from the coding sequence ATGAACGTACGGCAGTTTCGCGTATCCCGTCGCTCGATCACCATCGCCGCAGCTTTTGTCGGTCTGGTCTCGCTGGTGCTGGGCGCCCATGCGGCCCTGAACAAGCGATTGCCGGATGCCGCCGCTGCCGCGACTGCGGTTCAAAACGATGCCGGCATCAAGACCGCGCGGATCGCGCTGGTGATCGGCAATGGTCATTATCCCGACGCCAATGCGCCGCTGACCCAGCCGATCAACGATGCCCGTGCCCTGACCAGCGCGCTGCGCCGCGACGGGTTCGACGTCGACGTTGTGGAAGATGCCACCCGGGATGACATGGCCCGTGCGGTCGAGCGCCTGAAGGCGAAGATCAAGCCCGATTCCGTGGTCATGCTGTATTTCGGCGGCTTTGGCGTTCAGGTCGGTCGTCAGAGCTATATGATCCCGGTCGATGCCGCGATCTGGAAAGAGCACGATATCCGCCGCGACGGCATCAGCGTCGAAGCCGTCCTCGACGCGATGAAGGACCGCGGCGCCCACACCAAGCTGGTTGTGATCGACGCCTCGCGCCGCAACCCCTATGAACGACGCTTCCGCGGCTATTCCCGCGGCCTCGCGCCGATCGATGTGCCGGACAATGCGCTGATCCTGTCGTCGGCCACGCCGGGCAAGGTCGCGGACGATGCCAACGGCCAGAACAGCCTGCTGGTCACCGAGCTGCTGAAGAACCTCAATGCCAAGCCGGCCGGCGCCGAAGCCGTGTTCAGCAATACCCGCGTCGCCGTGACCCGCGCCTCCGATGGCGAGCAGGTCCCGGCGGTGTCGTCGTCGCTGGTCGAGGAAGTCCCGTTCGGCACCGGCGTTGCCAGCGCTGTCGACAAGGCCGGCAGCTAG